ACCTGTAAGataagagaagaggaggtgaatCAGATGCGACAGGAGATTGCCAAACAAACCAAGATGAGAGAAGCCATCCAGAAGAAGTTCCACCAGATGGAGGACCAGAAGGCTGATGTGGACGTGCAGAGGGAGACACTGAAAGCCCAGATCGCTGGTCTGGAGAAAGGTAACTGACATGAACCATTGTCTTCTCTATATtacctgtctttctctccctctgagctGGCAGGAGGGGCAACAGCTTTATGTGATAAGTGTGAGGAAAACAAGGACCGTCCATTTCTAATCACATCCCAGATGTCAGTTGCTGCAGCCTCTGACACAGTCATGGTTTTTTCAATTGTTAatatttttctctgcatttttgCTTCTGCCCATCTGTTTGCACTTTtacctgcttttctttttcttgcatGTATTGCACCTCTTAGTCTCTGATATTTCTTGccattgtcttgtttttgctttacAGTTCTTACATGTGTCTCATTTTCATTCAGACGTAAAGACAGTCTTCTCAGCAGTGTTCATTAAAGAGTAAAGTAATTTACATGATGGAAGAGAActatttaatacaaaaatatccaACACTCGTGGCTTTGACCATCATGTCCCCATCCCTCACAGATCTCGAATCTTCCCAAAAGCAAGTTGAAGCGGACAGGAAATCCATTGATGAGCTGATCCGAGAGAGAGACATCTTAAATAAGGTATGCCTTGGAGCACACCTGAGGTTCTTGTAATATACATGTGGCCCacagattattttatttattcagtatttatttagtatttattcTGTTACCTACGGTTTTCATCAACATTGTGTTGGCTGTTACACAGTAGTACAGCATTATTTTGTAAACTACAGTTCCTGCTTCTCAACCAACTAGAAATACATTCAATACCAGGATTAATATATGTTTACTCACGTTGCTCTATTTGTGTGTATGACTCCATCCAATAGAACATGATCAAAACTGCGCAGTCGACTGAGAAACAGCAGAATCTTGTGAAGCTCCTCGAGCAGGACAAGAAGAATTTGGAACAGGAGATTAATGGCTACCGCCAGGAGGCCCAGAAGCAGCGCAAGATCATCCAACAGCTGGAAAAGGAACGTGACCGCTACATCAACGAGACCAGCAACCTCATGCAGAAGGTGGGTTATACAGAAGCATTTTCTTATTTGGAATATGTTTAATGTCACAAGATAATGTTGAGTTATTTACTATCACAAAGGTGGGAAACCTGGCACTTTGGCCTGTCTGACGGGAATCTTCCTCCCTTCCACAGGTGCAACAGAAAATGAGTGACGTTGAAGTAAGAGAGGTGGAGATATTTGATTGGAGGAAGAAGGTCACTGAGGCAGAGTGCAAGCTCAAACAGCAAGAGAACCTGCTGGAGTCTGTTGTGTCTGAGAGGAACCTCTACAGCAAGAACCTCATTGAGGCTCAGGTACaaatgatgttttgttgttacCGTGatcctcagtttgtttgttaatcATCCGGTAAGGAGTCAGCTAGCCTGTGAGCTAGCCTGTATCCTGCTGTTTAGATTCTGTATTTGCTATATTAGGAAGATGGCTGATGCTAAATATGTCAACATGCTGTAGGTGTTGTGTTTAGCTGACAGGCAGGGCAGCTGTCTCACAGTTTCTCTTAGCTTTAATTCCAACACTTAACCATTGGTTGCTATTGTTTACTTTCTAAGAACAGGAAAAGACATGAAACTTGTGCACAACTTGTATATAACTCTCGCCTTTGTGTTCCTTCTTTAAATTCCCCCCTTCCACcgtctgtttctctgcatcagGAAGAAATTGCAGAGAttaagaggaagatgaagaccaTGAACAACCAGGTCACCCGGCTGAGAGATGAGATCACTGCAAAGGAGCTGGCTCTTGCCAAGGATCAGCAGGAACACAAGCGCTTAGAGAAGGATAACGAGGCCCTCAAGGTACTGCAGCCTGTCTCATTGGTTCTTGGTGGAGAGTGGTTTTGACTTCCTCAACAACATTTACTTTGTTATCATTACACGACTGTTGAAAAcatgattctgattggtcaattgaGCCATTTGACAgtatattttttgtataataGACCGTTGCTCAATCAGTATTTCAGCcttttttaatcaatttctTTAGCATGAAGTGTTGTTctaagcaggataatgtacagcaagcTGCGGTCAGTATTGCAAACCTAATCCCTTCGCTTCCCTGTTACCACAGggggagctgcagctgatgaagCTCCAGCTTGAAGAAACAAAGCAGCGCGTTGACAGTCAGaaagcagagcagcaaaaacTGCAGAAGATCATAGCTGACGCTGATGCAGAGCAGGTCCAGCAGACTAAGCAACTGGAACAGGTAACGACAGGGAAGGAGGTAGACATAGAGGGACAAACAGAGACCTGTATCTGATTATTTGTTGATGAAACTTCTTTCAAGGTGATCAGAGAGCGGGACAATCTGGGCAAACAGCTGCTACGCCGCAACGATGAGCGCACACTTTTGTATGAGAAGATCAGGATCCAGCAATCGATCCTGGGTAAGGGGGACTTTCACTACAGCCAGAGGATGGAAGACGTCCGCCTGCTCAAGCTGGAGCTCAAGAAGCTCCGGCGCAAGAAGAGCATCATGGACAAGACTATACCCAACACAGAGGACCTGAGGTAAAAGAGAACTGACAATGCTGACCGACTTTGCCTGAGCAAAGGAATGACTTCTTTTCTATTAAAAGAAAGGCCATCCACTCATTTATGGGGTAAATTTGGAATAAATATAGTTAAACTGTACAAGAGAACTGTGTGAaacaccttttttgttttttgtgttgcagGCGAGAGCTGTTCCATCTGCAGAGGGAGCTGCTCAGGGAGCGGACGACGAACAGCATCCTGGAGGAACAGCTGAAGCCTATAAATATTCACCGATGGAGACGACTGGAGGTGAAGGACTTGTTTAATAGTGTATTAatactgttgtttttcactGCCTCACAGTGACATGGATATTTTCACTTCCACTCACATTCTTCCAGCAGAATGAACCTCCTTATTCAGAGAGGACTATTTTGGGCCATTAACATTCTGTAACTGACTCTCCCCTGCAGGGCAGCGACCCTGGCAAATACGAACTCATCCAGAAGATTCAGTCTTTACAGAAACGACTCATTGCCAAGACCCAAGAGCTCGAGGAGCGTGAACTCCTATTACAGGTAAACACTTTCTCCTCAGTGTGTTCacccaagcacacacactcactgtacaCACCTCTTTAGATTAATTAATCTCATCCTCATCAGGGAGCAACATGAGTTTTTCAGAAAGGAACTACCTTCTGGTCTCCGTCACTTTATTCAAGTGGGAAAGTGTTTatcagcactgcagcagccGACTGCTTAATGCTAACATGGCAGTTATATGAATAATATACAGACCCTCAAatggatcaatcaatcaatcaatcaatctttattcatatagcaccaattcattcattcaagtgttatatcaagacgctttccataaagagcagctctagaccaaactcttcaattaagagagagacccaatgattcaggaatttaaaattaaggattcaaaaatccccacatgagcagcatcaggtattataatggaaaaactcccctttaacaggaagaaacctcaaacagaaccaggctcagaggtgggtggttttctgtcagggtctgtgttgggtgggagttggacagagagagagaaagagagagagagagagaggaaacttTGAACACTGATTGTTTATAATTCTGCACTGTAGAGCCATTATGTGCATGATTTGACTACGTCCGACTTTAGCACTATTTGGTGATGATATCAAGAAAACACTGTGACAGACAGCACCTCCACATACTGTATCCCACCCTGGGGCGCTGACTGTGAATTTCTACAAACACATGCTGCCTTTAAGCCAAACCCAGGTCGCAGGTCTAGACACAGAAGCAGTTGCcacttttcttttgtaatttgTTCTTGAGTTACACAGCATGCAGGGTCACTcattccctttctctctcatctgttAAGTTTTCTCTCCTTCTATTTCTCCATCAAGGAAAAGGAGAAGCTGTATGTGGAGCTGAAGCACATTCTGGCCCGGCAGCCAGGTCCAGAGGCTGCTGAGCAGCTCCAGCAGTGCCAGTGGACCATCAGAGAGAGAACTAAGAAACTCAAGGTCATCACACACACCCCTTTCTTATCAGTTAAGGCATGGCATGTGGTCTTCCACTTCCTCATGCTGTCTGATGTTTGTATTTGACCCCATCAGATTCTGTTCTCTGAATCCTATTTCCATTAACAACTTGATGGTGCTGTCATATTCTCACTCACTATATAAATGTTCAGTATTTCAAATGCTCTGCACTAACACAacttattatttgtatttgtccatatgtattaaaacattaaaacctttatttgtttgaataaCACATGTATCTCCAAACAGGTGCCACACCTGAACTCAGGTAAAATGTGGCCCCCTtttgcttctctctgctgtgtgacaAGACGTTGTTCTTTGTCTGATTCCACAGGCGTTGATAGCAGAGCTGAGAATGCTTGACTCCAAGATGAATGAGTACAAAAGTGAGAATCAAAGATTAGCTAATGAGCTGGCCAACATTAAGAGGAAGTACCTCAGTCAGAAAAAGCTTCACAGGTGAGGTGGtggatttttgttttacatcGTAGTTTTATCTTTGGGTGTTATTGAGGTACAGTGGGTGCAAGCAGTTTGTGATAGTTAAGTTCACCCTCTGATGTCCCGGAGCTCTGTGTGTCTCACCAGCGAGCAGAGGACCAAGACCAaggtggagcagctggaggccCTCCCCCAGCTGTGCAGCAAACCTCACTTCACTGGAGGAGGCTTCAGGATCGACAACCCTGTGAGAAGATGACGGCTGTTCTTCTTTTATATAATTTGAACTGaaaacttttcaacataacccGGCATTATCAGCAAGTCAAGAGGTTTCAAGCTCCCTGTATTTCACTATTAAGCAATCATGACTTCAATCATGACTAACAATGATAATGTAATTGTgaaaaaactgctttaaatgtcatcgggggggggggggggggttgtcccTTGCCTCTCCCACCAGCTTTCAGTCGACACTAAATCATGTTCTAAGAGATACTTTTTTGGCCAGTGTATAAATCTTGTGAAACATatcaaattgttgttttttctagCTTAGACAATGTTCACAGACTGTTGTGTCATTATGttattgatatattgatatgAATCAATACCTTCCTCCCTTACTGTAGTCTACATTCACAGCACAATCCAAAAGGGGTAAAGGGGTATTTTCTGTAGATATCTTGTATAATGGACAAGAGCTAATGTGGTGACACCATCAAACAACCATGGTACGAACAGAATGTGTATCTTAAGCATATGATTGGCTCTAAATGAGgggaaatggggggggggggggggggggggtgattggATGGACCTGTCACTTGTGTGGAATGTGTTTGTAATAgggttaataataataatgataagtttgtcatttgctttgttttcatcaACTTGTAAAGCACTTAAAGAGCATTGCAGCAGAAAAGAActgtctttcctttttcctttttaaaacaatcagCTCAGAGCTTAATGCCTCATCAGAAATACTGCTGTTAAGACATCTCTGGCTGCACTATATTTACTGAAGAGATTTGATAAAGAGCTGGGGCTTTCTTATGTCTAATATTTAAGACGAAACTTAAATCagatttcatttatcatttatcatactccacctctctgtctgcatcAGAATGTATAGAATTGTCATCAGCTGTGAAAAGCCCCAGTCTATTAACAGCACACAAATGCTATTGAAATAAGATATCAAGGGACAACCAGCAGTTCTCTGACTTGAACCTGGATCAGTACTATGCTATTTACTACAGTAAATATTTCTGAATAGAAAACAAATTATTGCAATAATACATGGTTATTACAAGCATGATGGAACCAGTGAGACACATTACCCACAGAACAATATTTCCCATGGTGCTTGGATAGAACAGTTCCAGGTGCACTACTAGAGGCTGATAATGAAGGTTTTTCCAATCAGATGAGTGAGTTCATGTGTGCAGGGATTGAACATGTGATGTTTTCACTAAAATTATCTCTTACAGCAACAACCAGGGCTATTTTCCCACACGCATCACTGGCACCCTCTGTTGTTGAGCCACCGTCGATGCTGGTGTGAGTCACAGTCCGACAGTAAGGGGCATGGTGACCACTACTATCACACTAGCACAAATACATATAATATCAAATGAGATAGTATGTGGCAATTTTTTTAATTACCCATAATCCCTCCCTAATCACCACTAGACATACACTGGAATCTGACAACACACTAACAGCACATCTGCATTATGATCTAAATGTATTAACTAAAGCATtgattttttatattctatattgtATACGAGCGGCACAATCTAATTATTATCGATATCTGATTCTGCTGATGTTTAACAGTACAATTAATGCACTGTAATTGTGGTTGATCTGAGGACCCCTGACAGCTGCAGTATGCTGCTAGGAGAGCGTGTTCTTTCATCTGCATAGTTTCCATTTGACAATCTAtgacacacaggcaaacacacaaactgaggcCGCAGCCATTCCTGTGGTGCAGTGGCCTACACAGCGAAGGGAATGTTTGTCTTCAACCTCGCCTCAGCGGAATATTCAACAAAATCTCCCTTAAAGCTAAATGCAGAACAATCAGTATCTGTAGGTCCCCAGGTACAGATCCATTGTTCAGGTCTTGTTGAAGCTCATTAGCAGGCTGAAAATGTGCTAATCAGTGAAGTCAGCTGCCGCAGTGGTTGAATGGAATGACACCTGAACACAGACTCAATCTGTTTCCATCCAATTATAACTTAACACCTGCCAGTGTTTAATGACTACAAATATTCACAGAAGTTATTGTGTGCAAACTGGATagaagtgtgttttttgttcACTACAACCAATTTAAACACTACGATGCTTCGACTTTTCAATTTCACTGCAAATATAAGGAGGAATATGCAGCTATTTCCTTATCCATCCAAGTATAGTATAGATAACGTCACAAAAAATGCCTATTCCTATATATTTACAATACTTATAGCTTATGTATAATTTCTCTTTtgctaaaataatcaaataaccATATCCTGTGTCCCACCTCTTTAAATATAGCCAGCGCATTTACAGCCAACTCTGGTGGTGGTGACAGTAGTTGAAAAGCACGACAAAGTGAGAGCTCTCCTTCTTATCCCCCCCTTATGCTTGTGGAGTAATTCCTTCTCCGGAACAATCACTGTAtaaccatggcaaccagcaATGCTGGGCTGTGTGAGCTATGTTGCCGTAGTAATGGGAGGCCTCTGACAGGCCACATCTCCTTTCTTCcctttctcccctttttttcGTGTTATGTGGGGAAGAAGCAGCTGCTTACAGACTAATGAAGTTGGTGTTTGTTGGCTGGTTGGTCATCATCTTTCCAAAACTGTGCTTCTCAATGATACTAAAATGTGTGTAACATGTGGTGCGTATTGTGcagtgcatgcttgtgtgtgtgctggttttgAGTTTTGTAGGTGTGGTTTGTACTGTCCGTTCTGTAGGTGAGATTCTATTTTTTATAGCGTACAGCATCCTCTGACTGAGCAGGTAGGCACAGCATCTCCTGTGTGCTGACGTCagtctgcagcttctctctttgtcttcgcTTGTTGTGTCTGCTTGCCAATTTCTAAAATTATAGTATCTATTTTGGAGGGACagaacactttttttctttgctgacCATTCTTCTCATGATAAGTTTTGTCCTGATCACTGGCTCGGACTGTAGACAGAATATATGAGacattaaaatatgttaaatgtgCATAATAGACAAGACCTCACTGAACTGTCTGACTGCTCTCAATTCTCTCTCAGGTTGTGAAAAGCTTAATCTGTCAGATCTGCTCATATCTGAGCGCTGGATGTTCTAGACCTCAAAGATAGCCATATTATGACATTCCCCAGTCTGAGTGCACTCTGGGCGTGATAATATCATGTGAGCTGTTACGTCAGTGCATGTGTTTATACTTGTATGGCCGAGGCTTTTAGTCAGAAGGGATAAACCCCGTCCGCAGATTGAAACCAGGGATTATGCAGATTTTGAAGCACAGGCTGCAGACGAGGGAGGGGCCAATATCAATTTCCtgatagtttggcatttttcattAGCATCTTTCTACAGCTACGGTCGCTATCTTTCTACATTGTCCTGTTTTGATCTTTGAATTTAGTATTCTTGGCATttttaaatgccaaaaattACTGGCTGTGGTTTTTATGTTTGCATATGATTTGATTTTGAGAAGGTTGGTGATGTACTGGAAAGTAATGACATTCTGTGATGAAACTCATCATATTTCATATATCTTTATAATACTGTGTCTCTTAGTGCCTGCTGCTATAATGCTTTCTTTGAATACCTACATAGATGTGTGCTTTAGGGATTGGAAGGCCAATACTATTATAAAACTTGCGACAGGCAGTTGATACAAGTAGATATTGTATTCAAATCTTTTCAGCAATTATAGGAGTTTCATAttccacacacacttttaaggCTTCCTACAGATGAGGAGTTAGTGGATCtctttttatcaatcaatcagtagACAGTTATCATAGTAAATATGATGCTTCGTGTTCTCCAGTGTGCCTCCGAGGCTCTTAGTTTCATTTCATGTGGGCATGTCCATTGATTACAGATAAAACTATTCTTGGTGCTTTTGCAATAATGCAAATTCGCTGATCTTGCTGATGGAGACATTGACAAAAAtctatgtactgtatatgcataTGACAAGCATTGGCAAGATATTCAATGAGAGGACCTCTTAGCTCCTTCTTAGCCCTTCTTAGGGATATGATTTGACCCAGAAATGCccactgtcagtgtgtgactgtgtccaTGCATACATGCCATTCTAAGAAGTTCTCTGTTATCAGATACAGCGTGTTTTGTATACTCATATATTAAAGTATGGGCAAGTGAGACTCACTGAGTTCTTTATTCATCAAAGTGAGGTTTTCCACAGTCCTGCTCCATAAACAATGTGTAGtgttataaatatacaaatataaacatgtcttttatatttgtcACTTTACAGTTTTCATGCAAATGCACAGGTTTTCTCCTGTGTGTTACTCTGCTCAGATCTGTGGCACAATGATTAGGCAGACAGTGGGGGAAGCTGATGATATAGTAAAAAGGACTGAATGCATGAGGCAGACGTATAAACAATATGTTACCTTGCTCCAGAAACATCTCCTTCCCCCAaacctcctgctcttcctcctcctcctcgtctcctcaTGAATATTGGGGAATTAATGCgtgcagggaggagggagtgaggagGCAGGGACAAAGGGAGAGTGAGAGGATGGtgaggaaagaaagggagggggtGAGCTGATATCGTCAGAGGCCTGGCAGTGCGCAGGCTCTGTATGAGCAGGGCTGGCTGCCTATTGATTGGAAAACAACGGGCTGTGGGAGGACAGATAAGGGTGGCTGTGGGCTAACGGGTGAGGGAAGGGATACAGACCAAAGCTCAGACCACGCTGCCATCTTTACCACcctgattttctttctctctttcatccctgGAATGAATGTAACTGCTTCTGCTCATCGGTGGCTTTTGCAGCGGAGGGAGGCTTAGGCACAGATCCTCCTTGTCTGAGAAGGTCCTGCCTACTCACCAGACCACAACAACCGCAGCACGTCCACTGCAGGTAATCCGTCTTCCTCCTGTACCTAACATCCTGCCGTCCATTCGTCCAGTGCTGACCTCTCAGGGGTCCTCACTTTGTatcatcttccctccatccatcgCCTTGTAACCATggtttcctccatctctccttcctctctctgctctcgctgctcttctctccctcccccactctcctttttttcctccctctgatgAGCTGATGACATGCACTTGCTTGATTTCCATTTCTGCCAAGGCCACCTGAAAATTGGTGAGAAGCggaatttatttcatttctctaTATTTTGGACAAGGACTTAAAATTTCACAGGCATTTTCAATACAAATATGATTCCTATGAGGAgtcacagaaaagacagaaatgctttaaaaaaatctgcagtggAATTGGTTTTCCATTTGTCGTTCAGTCATGTGGTTGTGATCATCCACACACAGTAAACTGGGATGAGTGATTTGGTTCCAATGCATGAAATGACCTCTGATGAGCTCTTGTGATTGGTTCTTTTCATACCTGCATATGTATGTGGAGCACAGAGACGCACCTGAGACCAGCACCTTTCTCTGTGAAGGTCACATACAAAAAAGGCTGACACATATCCCAAACATACACTACGGAGACATTCAATACCTTCATATCTCAGACACCTCCATGCCATCCACACCTGCTGGCAGCTTTGAGCTGGACGCTGTGATTTCATGCTTCCCTTTTGCTACaacaaaatatttagttttctgCATCCCTTTCTGCTCAGCTAACGTCACAGTAAACAGAAAGGCTACAGCGTGACTTGGAGGATGCTTCCAGGAAATTGAAATTATGATTTTTCACTCTGCCAAATTTTCAAGCAGCAGTAAATCAGTGCCTCCTGAGAAGAGTCCCTGTGGCAAGGGCAGAGTCAGCTACTAATTTCCACATCCACGTTCCTTATTTGAGTAGACTAAATGACCTAAATTGGATCTATTGACAGACGCAAGTTGTCAGTCAGTGTCACATCAAGGGGTGATTCATTGCTCTGCTGCGAAGATTTATCCATCATGGGGTCTTTTTCTCAGCGGGGACAATAGAAATAAGTGTTccagacaaagcacacagacacacgagAAACACAGCGGtacaagagaggagagagctaCAGAGAGAGCGATGAGATCCTGGAAAATAATATCCGGCTGGAGCAGCACTCTGCTGAGTgttgtgatgaggaggaagagaccTGCACAAGCTTGTTTTTTAAATGGACTCGTCTGTACTCACCCACTTATGCCAGGCCACGGTCCAGCAAAGCACCAAGGATGAAATTTAGGCCTCACTACTGTAATTACACTGCGTCAGACAACCTGACCCAGGCACAACTTTTGTGACTGCAGCATTAAGTCGACATTATTTACCCATATAGTGTGCGCACAGTCAAGTCAAAATAACCATGAGCATCACTCTCTAAGgtttctgctttctctctctctctgtgccataTCTGTGAACTCTGGAGATAATTTGATTCATTCTACAGGGAAGCTGCACTAAGTATCAGGACACTGAGGCAAGCATCTTGGTTAAGGGGTGGGGCAGTTTGGAAAGATGGAATATTCTCAGCTATATTATTAGATATAGCATCCCAAAACCATGTGATGATAGGCTTCAGTGGAACCGTGGGAGCATGACACACACCAAACCAGAACCAGACCCACCAGTTAATTCTCTAAAGTTACTGAACAGAAGAAAGTGAGAATGCTGTTTCTGTAGGGACGCTGTGACTGTGTAGAACAAACTGATGGTCCTGTGTCCAATTCACTGTCAAATTTAGCTCGAATGCTTTTGAAGGGAACACGTCGTATATCACATGTTGTAGGCACTAATGTCTAACTATATGCTCATCGCTGTGTTTACAGATAGATTTTAAAGGTTACGGTTTAAAGGCCAGAAGGTTATGGTGGTGTTATGAAAAATGTATCATTAGAAGAATCTTCATTTTTACAACTGACATACATGTTTGCATTGTGATTGAATCAGAATCATCCTCAGAGCTGTGTTATGATTATCTGATGCAATCAAATGaatgatacatttttaatgaccAGATAAGAAGCATTCAAAGCCTTAAAGACAGCACTAAAAACAGCCTTACTGTGATATATCATGTACTTCGACAAATGTTCCTAGAATTTCATGTCCCAGAATCTTGGACACCTCATCAGTTAAATCCCAGTAGAGCTTCTTAATTAAGTGTGGTTTACCAGTAAAGCCAACTGGTTGGGTTCCCTTTGGGACCTGGTCCCCTTCTGGCACATTTACCTCCATCACCTCTTTGTCAGACAACCTGGTGCCTTCCCACATGAGGTGAGGCGGGTATGATTTAGGAGACGCCAGATAAATCCTTCAGGGATATTAGTCAAACAGATGGGGACAGATAAAAATCATGATGGACTTCTGTGCTTTGTCTGATCCGTCTTTCCTTTGAAACACAGACGCCTTGCCTCATTACAGGAATGCTGATGAA
This window of the Pempheris klunzingeri isolate RE-2024b chromosome 14, fPemKlu1.hap1, whole genome shotgun sequence genome carries:
- the cfap58 gene encoding cilia- and flagella-associated protein 58, producing MEETGPEGEDMFGSLEEFQMVLSELVGDKSMDKVRVEYEKLIHALKQSRENEKRLMSKCRELNAEIVSTSTKVEAALKLSQEDETTIASLKRELDKAWKMVDAAHDKEKRDKETIRNLKEEVANRIKMAEQQSGFSMGQEQNELRKMVAEVTKERDQLLTNVEVLREKLNKATATQQEIEAQRDSAVENISQLQQELQVQQNEISREMRLKEKLDKEVKQLHIDMEAKMGDIKALNVQGQRAKEEQQRLEQQLKELKVLNERSTKELEQMQVKNTKLQQECEQLVSVKEHLSLENQQSANELKIREEEVNQMRQEIAKQTKMREAIQKKFHQMEDQKADVDVQRETLKAQIAGLEKDLESSQKQVEADRKSIDELIRERDILNKNMIKTAQSTEKQQNLVKLLEQDKKNLEQEINGYRQEAQKQRKIIQQLEKERDRYINETSNLMQKVQQKMSDVEVREVEIFDWRKKVTEAECKLKQQENLLESVVSERNLYSKNLIEAQEEIAEIKRKMKTMNNQVTRLRDEITAKELALAKDQQEHKRLEKDNEALKGELQLMKLQLEETKQRVDSQKAEQQKLQKIIADADAEQVQQTKQLEQVIRERDNLGKQLLRRNDERTLLYEKIRIQQSILGKGDFHYSQRMEDVRLLKLELKKLRRKKSIMDKTIPNTEDLRRELFHLQRELLRERTTNSILEEQLKPINIHRWRRLEGSDPGKYELIQKIQSLQKRLIAKTQELEERELLLQEKEKLYVELKHILARQPGPEAAEQLQQCQWTIRERTKKLKALIAELRMLDSKMNEYKSENQRLANELANIKRKYLSQKKLHSEQRTKTKVEQLEALPQLCSKPHFTGGGFRIDNPVRR